Proteins found in one Subtercola endophyticus genomic segment:
- a CDS encoding bifunctional folylpolyglutamate synthase/dihydrofolate synthase — MGGAGDDAAYGDDDDDIFSDDDDDDEHDEFELAEAYDGQLVVGGPAGEGGDGTDGRDAELDLPDEFVEAGDEVYAELISRLGEASPQPRLAATRQVVELLGDPHRAYPIIHLTGTNGKTSTSRIVESILRAYGLRTGLFTSPHLERLNERIMIDGKPISNESLAANWADVKPFIEIVDAQLTATGEPRITFFEALTVLAYASFADAPIDVGVIEVGMGGEWDSTNVADGQVAVFTPISLDHTRRLGNTVAEIARTKSGIIKPAAQVVSARQVPEVLAELKRAAELTESSFIVEDAEFQVLSTSVAVGGQVVSIKGIAGTYRDLFLPLYGDHQAQNAAVAVAAVESFLGGGANALVDDVLTEAFATVTSPGRLQLIGTEPTVLVDAAHNPGGALALAAALKEYFSFDKVVAVVSILDDKDAEGILRALDPVVSEFIVTQSSSERATNADELASVVVGVAGADRVIVELDPREAARLARDSAAESERGAVLVTGSIMLVGEMITLATEEEWKP; from the coding sequence ATCGGCGGCGCAGGCGACGACGCGGCCTACGGCGACGATGATGACGACATCTTCAGTGACGACGACGATGACGACGAACATGACGAGTTCGAACTCGCCGAGGCATACGACGGCCAGCTCGTCGTCGGCGGCCCCGCCGGCGAAGGCGGCGACGGCACCGACGGTCGCGACGCCGAGCTCGACCTCCCCGACGAGTTCGTCGAGGCGGGCGACGAGGTCTACGCGGAGCTGATCTCACGCCTCGGCGAGGCGTCGCCGCAGCCTCGGTTGGCGGCCACGCGGCAGGTGGTGGAGCTGCTGGGAGATCCGCATCGGGCGTACCCGATCATCCATCTCACCGGAACCAACGGCAAAACCAGCACCAGCCGCATCGTCGAGAGCATCTTGCGTGCGTACGGGTTGCGCACGGGCCTGTTCACCAGCCCGCACCTCGAGCGCCTGAACGAGCGCATCATGATCGACGGCAAGCCCATCAGCAACGAGTCGCTCGCCGCCAACTGGGCCGATGTGAAGCCGTTCATCGAGATCGTGGATGCTCAGCTCACCGCTACCGGAGAACCCCGCATCACGTTCTTCGAGGCCCTCACCGTGCTGGCCTACGCGTCTTTCGCCGACGCGCCCATCGACGTCGGCGTGATCGAGGTGGGCATGGGCGGCGAGTGGGACTCGACGAACGTCGCCGACGGACAGGTTGCCGTGTTCACGCCGATCTCGCTCGATCACACGCGCCGGCTCGGCAACACGGTGGCCGAGATCGCCCGCACGAAGTCGGGCATCATCAAGCCGGCCGCGCAGGTGGTGTCGGCGCGTCAGGTGCCCGAGGTGCTGGCGGAGCTGAAACGTGCGGCCGAACTCACCGAGTCATCGTTCATCGTCGAAGACGCGGAGTTCCAGGTGCTCTCGACGAGTGTCGCCGTCGGTGGCCAGGTGGTGTCGATCAAGGGCATCGCGGGCACGTATCGCGACCTGTTCTTGCCGCTGTACGGCGACCATCAGGCGCAGAACGCGGCGGTTGCCGTTGCGGCGGTCGAGTCGTTCCTCGGCGGGGGAGCGAATGCGCTCGTCGACGACGTGCTGACGGAGGCGTTCGCCACCGTCACCTCGCCGGGCCGGTTGCAGCTGATCGGTACCGAGCCCACGGTGCTGGTGGATGCGGCGCACAACCCCGGCGGAGCCCTCGCCCTCGCGGCGGCGCTCAAGGAGTACTTCTCGTTCGACAAGGTCGTGGCCGTGGTGAGCATTCTCGACGATAAAGACGCGGAGGGCATCCTTCGTGCCCTCGACCCGGTCGTCAGCGAGTTCATCGTGACGCAGTCGTCGTCAGAGCGCGCGACGAACGCGGACGAGCTGGCGAGTGTCGTGGTCGGCGTGGCGGGGGCCGATCGCGTGATCGTCGAACTCGACCCGCGTGAAGCCGCGCGTCTCGCCCGCGATTCGGCGGCGGAGTCGGAGCGGGGAGCGGTGCT
- the ileS gene encoding isoleucine--tRNA ligase: MSYPKQQHDGSTGTGSTFTGAAFGIVPSPRFPELEEQILEFWKNDDTFRASIANREHNDEWVFYDGPPFANGLPHYGHLLTGYAKDLFPRYQTMRGKRVDRRFGWDTHGLPAELEAMRQLGITEKSEIEEMGIGTFNAAARASVMQYSKEWEEYVTRQARWVDFENDYKTLDVTFMESVIWAFKQLYDKGLAYEGFRVLPYCWHDETPLSNHELRMDDDVYKMRQDQTVTVTFPLTGTKAEALGLTAVRALAWTTTPWTLPTNLALAVGPNITYAVVPSGPNGTADAEVQRESAAEHPAATATEVLSADYLLAEELVGGYAKELGYASAEDARAAVSRTLKGHELEGVTYDRLWDYYADTEEYGTQNAWQILVADYVSTTEGTGIVHQAPAYGEEDQKVCAEAGIPVIISVDDGARFLPNVTEVAGLQVFEANKPLTQLLKANGRLLRQASYEHSYPHCWRCRNPLIYKAVGSWFVRVTEFRDRMEELNQEIDWVPENVKEGQFGKWIGNARDWSISRNRYWGSPIPVWKSDNPEYPRIDVYGSLDQLEQDFGVRPTDLHRPYIDELTRPNPDDPTGQSTMRRIEDVLDVWFDSGSMPFASVHYPFENREWFEAHNPADFIVEYIGQTRGWFYLLHVLSTALFDRPAFRNVISHGIVLGSDGQKMSKSLRNYPDVNEVLDRDGSDAMRWFLMASPVLRGGNLIVTEEGIREAVRQFILPLWNTYYFFTLYANAATSDEHPEGYEAQWRTDSGDVLDRYLLAKTRELIRDVQSDLDALDSTLAAAKLRDFGDVLTNWYVRRSRDRFWAGVGDEQATAAFDTLYTVLETVTRVAAPLIPLVGEYIWKGLTGGRSVHLEDWPNENAFPADPGLVHTMDQIRAISSTALSLRKQAGKRVRLPLSNLTIVTENVEALARFEYILREELNVKAVTLVEQGPTSAVDFGITSKLTVNARAAGPRLGKSVQQVIKAARAGEWFEADGVVTAGGIELEPAEYDLVLETSGDGDEQALGLLPGGGFALLDTTTSPELEAEGLARDVIRAVQETRKSAGFDVSDRITLDLVFFSDDDADAVRSVSPAAVAAVAAGGAAADGDMAAGTGESGSGPEVVDIAAETLATRFTVVSPKDFRNLEKYRDVLVSEWIGNMVATPPEHYARVEKGRYANTDLFIVAVSRPEGVTNV; this comes from the coding sequence ATGAGTTACCCCAAGCAGCAGCACGACGGTTCAACCGGCACAGGCAGCACGTTCACCGGCGCCGCCTTCGGCATCGTGCCCTCGCCGCGGTTCCCTGAACTCGAAGAGCAGATTCTCGAGTTCTGGAAGAACGACGACACCTTTCGGGCATCCATCGCCAACCGTGAGCACAACGACGAGTGGGTCTTCTACGACGGCCCGCCGTTCGCCAACGGCCTGCCGCACTACGGGCACCTGCTGACCGGGTACGCCAAAGACCTCTTTCCGCGCTACCAGACCATGCGCGGCAAGCGTGTCGATCGCCGTTTCGGCTGGGACACGCACGGACTGCCCGCCGAACTCGAGGCAATGCGCCAGCTCGGCATCACCGAGAAGAGCGAGATCGAAGAGATGGGCATCGGTACGTTCAACGCGGCCGCTCGCGCCTCCGTCATGCAGTACTCCAAGGAGTGGGAGGAGTACGTCACCCGCCAGGCCCGCTGGGTGGACTTCGAGAACGACTACAAGACGCTCGACGTCACCTTCATGGAGAGCGTCATCTGGGCGTTCAAGCAGCTCTACGACAAGGGCCTCGCCTACGAGGGCTTTCGCGTGCTGCCCTACTGCTGGCACGACGAGACCCCCTTGAGCAACCACGAGCTGCGCATGGACGACGACGTCTACAAGATGCGTCAAGACCAGACCGTGACGGTGACGTTCCCGCTCACCGGCACGAAGGCCGAGGCCCTCGGCCTCACTGCCGTGCGGGCGCTCGCGTGGACGACGACGCCCTGGACCCTGCCGACGAATCTCGCGCTCGCCGTCGGGCCGAACATCACGTACGCGGTCGTTCCGTCGGGGCCGAACGGCACCGCCGATGCCGAGGTTCAGAGAGAGAGCGCCGCCGAGCATCCTGCAGCCACGGCAACCGAGGTGCTCAGCGCCGACTACCTCCTCGCCGAAGAACTCGTGGGCGGCTACGCCAAAGAGCTCGGCTACGCCTCGGCAGAGGATGCCCGGGCGGCCGTCTCGCGCACCCTGAAGGGTCACGAGCTCGAGGGCGTCACGTACGACCGGCTCTGGGACTACTACGCCGACACCGAAGAATACGGCACGCAGAACGCCTGGCAGATTCTCGTCGCCGACTACGTGTCGACCACCGAGGGCACCGGAATCGTGCACCAGGCTCCCGCCTACGGCGAAGAAGACCAGAAGGTCTGCGCCGAGGCCGGCATCCCGGTCATCATCTCGGTCGACGACGGCGCCCGCTTCTTGCCGAACGTGACCGAGGTCGCGGGCCTGCAGGTGTTCGAGGCGAACAAGCCGCTCACCCAGCTGCTCAAGGCCAACGGCCGGCTGCTGCGCCAGGCGAGCTACGAGCACTCGTACCCGCACTGCTGGCGCTGCCGCAATCCGCTCATCTACAAGGCGGTCGGCAGCTGGTTCGTGCGGGTCACCGAGTTTCGCGACCGCATGGAGGAGCTGAACCAAGAGATCGACTGGGTGCCGGAGAACGTCAAAGAGGGCCAGTTCGGCAAGTGGATCGGCAACGCCCGTGACTGGTCGATCTCGCGCAACCGCTACTGGGGCTCGCCCATCCCGGTGTGGAAGAGCGACAACCCCGAGTACCCGCGCATCGACGTCTACGGCTCGCTCGACCAGCTGGAGCAAGACTTCGGCGTGCGCCCCACCGACCTGCACCGGCCCTACATCGACGAGCTGACGCGCCCGAACCCCGACGACCCCACCGGCCAGTCGACCATGCGGCGCATCGAAGACGTGCTCGACGTGTGGTTCGATTCCGGGTCGATGCCGTTCGCCTCGGTGCACTACCCGTTCGAGAACCGCGAGTGGTTCGAGGCGCACAACCCGGCCGACTTCATCGTGGAGTACATCGGGCAGACCCGCGGCTGGTTCTACCTGCTGCACGTGCTCTCGACCGCGCTGTTCGACCGACCGGCCTTTCGCAACGTGATCAGTCACGGCATCGTGCTCGGCAGCGACGGCCAGAAGATGTCGAAGAGCCTGCGCAATTACCCCGACGTGAACGAGGTGCTCGACCGCGACGGATCCGACGCCATGCGCTGGTTCCTCATGGCCTCTCCTGTGCTGCGCGGCGGCAACCTCATCGTCACCGAGGAGGGCATTCGCGAGGCGGTTCGGCAGTTCATCCTGCCGCTCTGGAACACCTATTACTTCTTCACCCTCTACGCGAACGCCGCGACCAGCGACGAGCATCCCGAGGGGTACGAGGCGCAATGGCGCACCGACTCGGGCGACGTGCTCGACCGGTACCTGCTCGCCAAGACGCGCGAGCTCATCCGCGATGTTCAAAGCGATCTGGATGCCCTGGACTCGACTCTGGCGGCCGCGAAGTTGCGCGACTTCGGTGATGTGCTCACCAATTGGTACGTGCGCCGCTCGCGCGACCGTTTCTGGGCAGGAGTGGGCGACGAGCAGGCCACCGCCGCCTTCGACACCCTGTACACCGTGCTCGAAACCGTGACCCGGGTGGCCGCCCCGCTCATCCCGCTGGTCGGGGAGTACATCTGGAAGGGCCTCACCGGAGGCCGCAGTGTGCACCTCGAGGACTGGCCGAACGAGAACGCTTTTCCGGCAGACCCTGGGCTGGTGCACACGATGGACCAGATCCGCGCCATCAGCTCCACCGCGCTTTCGCTGCGCAAGCAGGCGGGCAAGCGCGTGCGGCTGCCGCTGTCGAACCTGACCATCGTGACCGAGAACGTCGAGGCGCTGGCCCGGTTCGAATACATTCTGCGTGAAGAGCTGAACGTGAAAGCTGTGACACTCGTCGAGCAGGGCCCGACGAGTGCGGTCGACTTCGGCATCACGTCGAAGCTCACCGTGAACGCCCGCGCAGCCGGGCCGCGTCTTGGCAAGAGCGTGCAGCAGGTCATCAAGGCCGCGCGCGCCGGTGAGTGGTTCGAGGCAGACGGGGTCGTGACGGCCGGCGGCATCGAGCTCGAGCCCGCTGAGTACGACCTCGTGCTCGAGACGAGTGGCGACGGCGACGAGCAGGCCCTCGGGCTGCTGCCGGGCGGTGGATTCGCGCTGCTCGACACCACGACGTCGCCCGAACTCGAGGCCGAGGGGCTCGCCCGCGATGTCATCCGTGCCGTGCAGGAGACGCGCAAGTCGGCCGGCTTCGATGTGAGCGATCGCATCACGCTCGACCTCGTGTTCTTCTCCGACGACGACGCGGATGCCGTGCGCAGCGTGAGCCCTGCGGCCGTGGCCGCGGTGGCTGCTGGTGGCGCGGCCGCAGACGGCGACATGGCCGCTGGCACGGGCGAATCCGGCTCGGGGCCGGAGGTCGTCGATATCGCGGCCGAGACTCTCGCGACCCGCTTCACGGTCGTCTCGCCGAAAGACTTCAGAAACCTCGAGAAATATCGCGACGTGCTGGTCTCGGAATGGATCGGAAACATGGTGGCGACCCCGCCCGAGCACTACGCTCGCGTGGAGAAGGGCCGCTACGCCAACACCGATCTGTTCATCGTGGCCGTCAGCCGCCCAGAAGGAGTGACCAATGTCTGA
- a CDS encoding acyl-CoA-like ligand-binding transcription factor yields MVDSPVKPSRGRPRASSRELLEDAAFELFLENTYAKTTVDQITQRAGVGRSTFFNYFVGKSDVFWGDVDSAAQSLSDALAAQAPDAPPLPAMGAALASVAGGFGPSRVPWILTQYPHIGAAGEVQASALARFAQWAGILATFAGVRLGLDPASMVPRSIAYALTGAVVAAAQEWAAAGTARGSLEPYVASAVAPIVAGYGEGVRRS; encoded by the coding sequence ATGGTCGATTCACCGGTGAAGCCGTCGCGGGGCCGGCCCCGGGCATCCTCTCGCGAACTGCTCGAAGACGCGGCCTTCGAGCTCTTTCTCGAGAACACCTACGCGAAGACGACGGTCGACCAGATAACTCAGCGCGCGGGCGTGGGCCGGTCGACGTTCTTCAACTACTTCGTGGGCAAGAGCGACGTGTTCTGGGGTGACGTCGACAGTGCCGCTCAGAGCCTCAGCGACGCGCTCGCCGCGCAGGCTCCGGATGCCCCGCCGCTGCCCGCAATGGGCGCCGCCCTGGCATCCGTCGCCGGCGGGTTCGGCCCGTCGAGGGTGCCGTGGATTCTGACGCAGTACCCGCACATCGGCGCCGCCGGAGAGGTGCAGGCCTCAGCACTCGCTCGCTTCGCGCAGTGGGCGGGCATCCTGGCGACCTTTGCGGGTGTACGCCTCGGTCTCGACCCCGCGTCGATGGTGCCGCGCTCGATCGCCTACGCGCTCACCGGCGCTGTCGTCGCCGCCGCGCAGGAGTGGGCGGCGGCAGGCACTGCTCGCGGCTCGCTCGAGCCCTACGTCGCTTCCGCGGTGGCGCCGATCGTCGCCGGCTACGGCGAGGGCGTTCGTCGGAGCTGA
- a CDS encoding S-layer homology domain-containing protein — protein sequence MKRRRGSALVGIMLAAGLVLGTGALTATASDGLPDGSSASGPDSSVASIQAQQQAQLAVQAELAAKHPDVVSEAVPGGGASATAKLRTNVVTTGFSAGHIINDALFYSGSAMTASAVQTFLNGEGTGCTAGSFCLKNYKQTTTTRAADQMCGQYTGKPNETAAAIIAQVGQLCGISQKVLLALIQKESGLVDGHAPAADDYTNATGYGCPDTSGCDATYNGFYNQVYWAAWQFKRYLNPPGRTYYFTSYLPGTTVNVDYSPDSTCGAAPVTIQNSATAALYFYTPYQPNAAALAGTGDDCSSYGNLNFWILYTDWFGSTTAAPDQFFTDVPTNATFYPNIQWMARLGLTTGNVQPDGTKTYLPNDPVTRQAMAAFLFRYNGQPFTPPATPSFSDVTTANPFYSAIEWMKSAGISTGNADGTFHPNDPVTRQDMAAFLARYSKETLPNPANPSFTDVPANSVFYRQIEWMKADGISTGNADGTYAPLDPVTRQAMAAFLQRFYNHQISS from the coding sequence ATGAAGAGACGTAGAGGGTCGGCACTGGTCGGCATCATGCTGGCGGCGGGCCTTGTGCTCGGCACCGGCGCACTGACGGCGACCGCGAGCGATGGGCTGCCTGACGGGTCGAGTGCATCCGGCCCGGATTCGTCGGTGGCGAGCATTCAGGCGCAGCAGCAGGCCCAGTTGGCGGTTCAGGCTGAGCTGGCCGCGAAGCACCCCGATGTGGTCTCTGAAGCGGTGCCGGGAGGTGGGGCATCCGCTACTGCCAAGTTACGAACGAACGTCGTGACCACCGGGTTCTCTGCGGGTCACATCATCAATGACGCCCTGTTCTACAGCGGCAGCGCCATGACCGCGTCAGCCGTTCAGACGTTCCTGAACGGCGAGGGCACCGGATGCACGGCAGGCAGTTTCTGTCTGAAGAACTACAAGCAGACCACCACGACCCGTGCGGCAGACCAGATGTGCGGTCAATACACGGGCAAGCCGAACGAGACGGCTGCCGCGATCATCGCGCAGGTCGGCCAGCTCTGCGGAATCAGCCAGAAGGTGCTGCTGGCGCTCATTCAGAAGGAGTCCGGCCTCGTCGACGGACACGCTCCCGCGGCCGACGACTATACGAATGCCACCGGGTACGGCTGCCCCGACACCTCGGGTTGCGACGCGACGTACAACGGGTTCTACAACCAGGTCTATTGGGCCGCCTGGCAGTTCAAGCGTTACCTGAACCCGCCCGGTCGCACGTACTACTTCACCTCGTACCTGCCGGGCACGACGGTGAACGTCGACTACAGCCCCGACTCCACCTGCGGCGCGGCTCCGGTCACCATTCAGAATTCGGCTACGGCAGCGTTGTACTTCTACACGCCCTACCAGCCGAATGCCGCAGCCTTGGCCGGCACGGGCGATGACTGCTCGAGCTACGGCAACTTGAACTTCTGGATTCTCTACACCGATTGGTTCGGCAGCACCACGGCGGCCCCCGACCAGTTCTTCACCGACGTGCCGACGAACGCCACGTTCTACCCGAACATCCAGTGGATGGCCAGGCTCGGTCTCACCACCGGAAACGTGCAGCCCGACGGCACGAAGACCTACCTGCCCAACGACCCGGTCACCCGGCAGGCGATGGCAGCGTTTCTCTTCCGGTACAACGGCCAGCCCTTCACCCCACCGGCCACGCCGTCGTTCAGCGACGTCACCACGGCGAATCCGTTCTACAGCGCTATCGAGTGGATGAAGAGTGCCGGCATCTCGACCGGCAACGCCGACGGCACCTTCCACCCGAACGACCCGGTGACACGGCAAGACATGGCGGCGTTCCTCGCGCGCTACAGCAAAGAGACGCTGCCGAATCCCGCGAATCCGTCGTTCACCGACGTTCCGGCGAACAGCGTCTTCTACCGTCAGATCGAGTGGATGAAGGCCGACGGCATCTCGACGGGCAACGCCGACGGCACTTATGCTCCGCTCGACCCCGTCACGCGGCAGGCGATGGCTGCCTTCCTGCAGCGCTTCTACAACCACCAGATCTCGAGCTGA
- a CDS encoding glycosyltransferase: MSAVAAPVEADDAAVRPSVIVIGRSDFHTGIGTVSAAACELFSRSFDVAFWSPRETWLHEGSTITLPTGRTVPVARPEGASVYFFTDVLWNGHSDSNYAALPSDGFRIAHMAYDSDQLPAEWVTILNERFDLALFSSGYLEEVARSSGVRIPVGTLPIGLELEPLLARRARSALPQKTRFGTVSAYHTRKGLDLLVEGFLQAFATDSSVELVIHSNLEMGDTLARVSALAADAPVQNIRLSTGDLSDADKNGLIESFDVYVNVSAGEGYSIGPREALALGKPLVLSRIPPHEELRGLPGVTFVNPIGRRPAQYPEIENRVMGHQAILRADDISAALIEARAFAQSPEAAATVRARRDRAADFSYTRLNAVYNELLNPDTLSVKPERPHSPFAALPAEAGVLARAHGGRHGVRLGGKKVVVPLRDAGFFSIFNVFLSQLVWHNLEDDVTMVVPDWDAGRFLRAHPDEKVVSYCYSKPDDGNMWLKLFEPLYDLTAEEMNDEAFLYSGSVPPTTEWNEDREPMLTYVNAHDLYLSPDFQRVRRQYKTVLDRHVHLLPRYRAELDGVIADQIEGRYTVGVHVKHPSHAIEQPGKQMADRYAYVNRVRQELVANGINESSDEWGVFLATDQERVVSLFAEEFGDHIINFRDVTRTTIEADETFDSLSEEEQHDDGHQLQHQMAADTSSWSARLAWEVWRDAEVMASCTSLIHAVSNVATAVSFMSTEVDMKYFTV; this comes from the coding sequence CGAGGCCGACGACGCGGCGGTTCGACCCTCGGTCATCGTCATTGGGCGTTCAGACTTTCACACGGGCATCGGCACCGTCAGTGCCGCAGCGTGCGAACTTTTCTCACGCTCGTTCGATGTAGCATTCTGGTCGCCGCGCGAGACCTGGCTGCACGAGGGGTCGACGATCACGCTGCCGACGGGGCGTACCGTTCCCGTTGCTCGCCCTGAGGGTGCGTCGGTCTACTTCTTCACCGACGTGCTGTGGAACGGGCACTCCGATTCCAATTACGCCGCCCTGCCCTCCGACGGCTTTCGTATCGCCCACATGGCGTACGACTCCGACCAGCTGCCGGCAGAGTGGGTCACCATTCTGAATGAGCGATTCGATCTGGCATTGTTCTCGAGCGGTTACCTCGAAGAGGTGGCCCGCTCGTCGGGCGTTCGTATTCCGGTCGGCACACTGCCGATCGGCCTGGAGCTCGAGCCGCTTCTGGCCCGCCGAGCTCGTTCGGCGCTGCCGCAGAAGACACGATTCGGTACGGTCTCGGCATATCACACGCGAAAAGGTCTCGACCTGCTTGTCGAGGGCTTCTTGCAGGCGTTCGCGACGGACTCGAGCGTCGAACTGGTGATCCATTCCAATCTCGAGATGGGCGACACCCTCGCTCGCGTTTCGGCGCTCGCGGCCGATGCGCCCGTGCAGAACATCCGGTTGAGCACCGGCGACCTGAGTGACGCCGACAAGAACGGTTTGATCGAGTCGTTCGATGTCTATGTGAACGTCTCGGCCGGTGAAGGGTATTCGATCGGTCCGCGTGAAGCGCTCGCCCTCGGTAAACCGCTGGTGCTCAGCCGCATCCCCCCGCACGAAGAGCTCCGTGGGCTGCCCGGCGTCACGTTCGTGAACCCGATCGGCCGCCGGCCCGCCCAGTACCCCGAAATCGAGAACCGGGTGATGGGCCATCAGGCCATTCTGCGTGCCGACGACATCAGCGCCGCCCTGATCGAGGCCCGGGCCTTCGCGCAGTCGCCCGAGGCCGCGGCTACGGTTCGCGCCCGCCGAGACCGAGCGGCAGATTTCTCATACACGCGGTTGAACGCCGTCTACAACGAGCTACTCAACCCCGATACGCTCTCGGTGAAGCCGGAACGGCCGCATTCACCGTTCGCAGCCTTGCCGGCTGAAGCGGGCGTGCTCGCTCGTGCACACGGTGGGCGACACGGCGTGCGGCTCGGCGGTAAGAAGGTGGTCGTGCCGCTTCGGGATGCGGGCTTCTTCTCGATCTTCAACGTCTTCTTGAGTCAACTCGTGTGGCACAACCTCGAAGACGACGTGACGATGGTGGTGCCGGATTGGGATGCCGGGCGCTTCTTGCGCGCGCACCCCGACGAGAAGGTCGTCAGCTACTGCTACAGCAAGCCCGACGACGGCAATATGTGGTTGAAGCTCTTCGAACCGCTCTACGACCTGACCGCCGAAGAGATGAACGACGAAGCATTCCTGTACTCGGGCTCGGTGCCGCCGACCACCGAGTGGAACGAAGACCGTGAGCCGATGCTCACCTATGTCAACGCCCACGACCTGTACCTGTCTCCCGACTTTCAGCGCGTCCGTCGTCAGTACAAGACCGTGCTCGACCGGCACGTTCATCTGCTCCCGCGCTACCGGGCGGAACTCGACGGCGTGATCGCCGACCAGATCGAAGGCCGGTACACGGTCGGCGTGCATGTGAAGCACCCCAGCCACGCCATCGAGCAGCCGGGCAAACAGATGGCCGATCGCTACGCCTATGTGAACCGGGTTCGACAAGAACTGGTCGCCAACGGCATCAACGAGAGCAGCGACGAGTGGGGCGTTTTTCTCGCCACCGACCAAGAGCGCGTCGTCTCGCTTTTCGCCGAGGAGTTCGGCGACCACATCATCAACTTTCGCGACGTGACCCGAACGACGATCGAGGCAGACGAGACCTTCGACTCGCTCAGCGAAGAAGAGCAACACGACGACGGTCACCAATTGCAGCACCAGATGGCCGCCGACACCTCGTCGTGGTCGGCTCGACTGGCGTGGGAGGTCTGGCGCGATGCCGAGGTGATGGCCTCGTGTACGTCGCTCATCCATGCGGTGTCGAACGTGGCTACGGCGGTTTCATTCATGAGCACCGAGGTCGATATGAAATACTTCACCGTCTGA